ATATCTAGGGCCTTCCCTGCTTTCTGCCCCATGGGGACCTGACAGCTGGGGTAGGCTCTCTGTAAGTTGTGAAACACTTGCTGTCCTGCCTTACTTGCTCTTCCAGTTCTCTAGCTGGTAAGCCCTGGGATGTTTATGCTTCAGTTTGATGTGTCCCATGTGAGACACCTTTCTCTGTTCTCCAGGATTTGACATCAGAGCCTGCAAAGGAGTTCTTGTTGGCAGCGGAAGCCGTGGATGACATTCCTTTTGGGATTTCCTCCAGTGCTGATGTCTTCACCAAGTATCAGCTTAGCAAGGATGGCGTGGTCCTCTTCAAGAAGGTACTGGTTGGTGCAAAGCATGAGCACCACACTTGagtcttctgccttttcttacCTCTTCTCTAATCAGTCAGATTCAAATGAGGGCAGCCCTggacaaaacagcaaaagatcCTGTGCTGTCAATCTGACTGTTTCCAAGCCTCAGAGCCTGGTGGGGGAGAACAGCGGAGCCCACAGCCCCTTTGTGGGGTGGCAGAGCACCGGGTCCCTTTGTAGGGcacagctggcagcagaggGGCCTGTAGTCGGCAGAGGGCAGCCTCGATGGTCTCCTGACCTGGTCCTGCCCTCCTGAAGCTGCTGAGTGTTGGTTCCAAGCTGTTGCTTCACTCACTTCCCTCTTTCTCAGATATCTGGCTGCAGTGCAGTAATGGTCAGCACAATGGTTGTAACTAGTGAGTCCTCCTGTGCCCCTCCCTGAAATATGAAGGTCTTAAACAGAACGGTAGCCAAGTTCTTGATGGTTTGCCATGATGCTCTGTGATTGATTATGGCTTAGCTATGTTGCTTTTAAACATGCTCAGCATTGACTTCTGCTGCAGTCAGTTGATGGCTGTGTCCAAGAGTTGTTCTGTCTCTCGCACTGCTGTGGGTTCTGTGGCATAATGATTCCCATGAAGTTCTTAAGAGGATTTGCAGTTCCAGCTGACTAGGCTGGGGCAGTTGGATTATGTGCAGAGGGATGCTGGCCATCTAAAGAATCAGAGATAAACTTACCGATGCCTTCTGCTATTAAAATCCAAGTTGCTGAGACGAAATTCTAGGTTTGAGAAGACAAGCAGAGGTTCCTTAGACTTGGTGGTACTGCCTGTATGGGTGTGGTGAGGCAGGACAAAGCCACTTTGAGTTCAGACTTATTAAATCTGTAATCTAAGCAGTCATCGGTCTGACCAATTTGACAGGCTAAAGAGTTGAATGAATTCttatttcattctcttcttCGTTCAGCTAAAGTAGTATATTTTATTCCACTGTGCCTCTGAATTTGTAGTTATTTTTATGGTGCTAGAAGCCTGTAGACTGAAATTCTCAGTCGGAGGTCCCTTGGATCAGTATGGCTGAGGGTGCAAGTAAATTATCTGGCTAATGTGTTCAGAATGCTAAGGTTTTGCAACTAGAAAAGTTGGGGTGGGTGAAGGGAGCAGCATTTTGTTCTTGGCTGACTTACTACCTGTATCTTGCTCTTCTTGCATGTATAGCTTTTTGTATGCTTTATTCATGGGTAATGCTAGGCTGAAATAGCTGTTTGCAGGGGTTTGTGTCCTTTGGCAAACATTGAAGTTCAAATAGAAATGCTCCTTTAAAACTGCCTCTTTGGGGCTGCGGAGAGTACCAGCATTTGGTCTGAGCAGGTAACATATGAGAATGCTCTGAAGGGGCTAGGTTACAGCTAGGACTTCCAGCACTGACAGGTTATTACCCTGGGTTTTATTGAGTTACCTGTATGTTTTCTCATGTTTAGTTCTCTGTGGAATGGACTTGTGTTGATTTGATCTGATGTACTATACTCTAAGCCTTAAGTCCTGTGAGCTCTGTTGggatttcttcctcttctgaagaACTGGGGCAATGGCAGGACCAGTCTTTAACAGTAAAGGAATTTTCAAGCTATTTTCCATAAGTGTAGTGAGTTTGGGTACATCTGGAATGAAAAGCAGTCCTGCACCTGGCAGCTTCTGTCAGGTGTGTTAGGAGTGGGAGGAACCTTGGTCTGAAAGGCAGTTCATGAGCCACTGGAGGGCTGGGATGCTGCAAAAGTGCTCTTCTCTGCATGGAAGAAAGAAGGTGAGATGCTTTTCAGCCTGTGAATGCTGCTGCCTCCTTGGTCCTGTTTCAGTGCAATGTTGTGGTAGTGTCGTGAGAGCTCTTGAATATGTCCACCCCAAACCAAGGTGAAAATGAGCAGCAATGGTAACCAAATATGAGGGCATGAGAACCAGATAGTTTATTTTACCAACAATTGTTTTTGGACTTTGGCTCAGCTTCCTGCAGTTAGTTGGGTCTAAACTGAGAGGGTTTGTTGGCTAGTCGTTCTCATCTTATCCTTTGTGCAAGTTGTCCAGACTTGCAAAGACCCTCAAACAACTGTTCTGAAGGTGCTACAGTGATGTTCAATACTCTTTAAAGTATGTACAAAGTTAACTTCCAATGTTAAGTGTTTTGCTTGGGTTTTCAGCCAAGACTGGTATGCTTCCTCTAACAGAAGGTTATTTGAGTCCACTCTCTGGCTTCTGCCAGTAACTCGAGCATTGCCCTGCCATGGGACTGCTGTGTTATCCTGCACATCCTCTCTTTAACCTTGATGGTCCTCTACAGCTGTTCCCTTTCCTGGCTGCCAGAGAGGGTTCTGAGAATCCTAGTCAGGGATACAGGTGATGTCCTAATATAAAAAGGGATCTGGCACCTCTAGTGCGACGTGCGTGTTAAACACGTGCTGTTGTCTCTAACAACAGAGACTGAAACAACCCCACAGAGCTGAGTAAATTACTATTTACTTGCAGCGCATAGTGGGCTTTGCTGTCAGACTTCTTTCACAGCACTGTCTGGTTGAAGTGCTTGTGTTGGCTCTGACATTGCTCATTCTTGCAGAGCAGAAAGCTGCCTGTGCCCTTGTAGATTCTCACTGGTCTGCCTAATGCCTTCTACAAAGCTGTGTGGCAGCTGTTAAAAGTCCTCGTTGGTGACCAGTTTCACAAATTGTTTCATGATAGCGCAGAACAATGCCAAGATCTAAGTTGACTGTCTTGTTGCTGCTCTCCCCTTTTGCTGCTTGGGGGTGATTTAAGGCTTTGCTTGCCAGGAAGATGAACACCTTGATCCAGATTTTATGTGAACATGTGGTGACCTTGTTGAGATGGAAGTCTGCTTTGAATGAGTGCAGCTGAGATCCATTGGAGCAGGGACTCTGGTGTGAATGCATCTTATTTCTTGAAGGAGATTTGTATGGGAAATTGAAGAGTTCTAATGCAAGAATATCTGGTTTTGCAGTTTGATGAAGGCCGTAACAACTTTGAAGGGGATCTCACAAAAGATAACTTACTGAACTTCATCAAGTCTAATGCATTGCCTCTGGTCATAGAGTTCACTGAACAGGTAGGTCTTTAGATAATTGGTAAGGCTTCTTCCCGTAGCTACTGCATGAGTATAACAAAGCTTGAATTGTAGGTTGTGTGGTCATGTTTTATCTTGGGGCTGACACCTGTTTGGGGTTATGGGGAAATGTGAAGAACACAAGGGAAAGGAGGCATAAACTTGCCATTCAAAGCAGTCCTGTAGTGTTGGAAGCTCCTGTGGTCTAGTCAGAATAGCAGAGCCAAGCTAGTCTTGACACTGATTTACCTCTCTTCCAAAagtaaagtttattttctacTCCTCAGACTGCTCCTAAAATCTTTGGAGGAGAGATCAAGACCCATATACTGCTGTTCCTACCAAAAAGCGTGTCTGACTATCAAGAGAAACTGGACAACTTCAAGAGTGCAGCTGGAAACTTCAAAGGGAAGGTGAGATGGATTTCTTGGATTATGAATTCACTGACCACCTCCTGCAGACAACTGTAGTGCTGTCTGTCTATATCCACTTAACAGCTGTGGAGGAGGACTTGAAGCTAGTGTGCTCTCTACCTGTGTCTCTTGATAATAGGTGACTGAGTCACTTACTGGCTTGCACAGCTGTTGAAGGAATAGCAGTTAATTCCGGACTTTCCTTCTTGCAGATGTAACTCTGACTCTGCCTTAACCAACATCAGTGCCAGGTCTGTGCACATGCTGCTTGAACTGTTGCGGCTCCAGCATTTGTGCTCTGACAGGGTGCCCTCTTAATGGgcttggagaaggaagaggggccAGTTCAGCTACTGCCCGTGCAAGTGTGTGTGTAAAGTATTGATAGCCAAGAGGCACTCATCTTCACCATACTGCTTTtgactttttcttccaaagatccTGTTCATCTTCATAGACAGTGACCACAGTGACAACCAGAGGATTTTGGAGTTTTTTGGcctaaagaaagaagaatgtcCAGCTGTACGTCTGATCACGCTGGAGGAAGAAATGACCAAATACAAACCTGAATCAGATGACCTCACAGCAGACAAGATCAAAGAGTTCTGTAATAAGTTCCTGGAGGGCAAGATCAAGGTAATAAATGCTGCTGGTGGTAAACCTACTGGTTAAGCAAGCATGAAAAAATTCTCCTTGTGAAGAGTTGTGTGAGTCATCCGGAGAAAATCCTTCCAACTAATGTACAGAGAATCTAGTGGGCTTTGTGCTGagaaacagaaggcaaaactACTGGGGCATGAAGACTGTAAGAAAACAAGCTATGTACTGGCACCTGAGTGCAATAAGAGcctgctctttctgctgcttatgGGTAACTGTGCTGTTTATCCAGTTGCTCCTTCTGCCAGCAGTCTGTGGAAGGTGTGAACTTGTGTGGCACAGTTTAAAGAGCTTTCAGCTCTAATCTGCTGGAGGTAGCCAGATGCAGCTTACTCCAGTAGTGACTGTTTAGCTAAACTCAGTCCTGTGGGAATGATACTGTCAGCAATATCGTTTCCTTCCTACAGAGCTCAATTGCAGTTCTCTCTGCACAAGAGCACCTGTTATTCCCATTTGTTCTGGGGGGGAAGGAGACTTTCTGTAAGCAGAAGAGGAAGTGACTGATTCATCTGATTGCTCACAGCCTATGATTGAGGCACTGAGGGGGGTAGTTAAATTTGGGTTTCCAGGATATGTGATTGCATGTACATTCCAAGCAGCTGTGTAGCAAACTGTATCTCTGAATTTCCCTTCTTATTCCAGCCCCACTTGATGAGTCAAGATCTTCCTGAAGACTGGGACAAGCAGCCTGTCAAAGTTCTAGTTGGGAAGAACTTTGAAGAAGTTGCTTTTGATGAGAATAAGAATGTCTTTGTAGAGTTCTGTAAGTATCTTTCAACAGCTGATTCCGAGTAACTGGCATGAAAGGAGTGCCAGAATATGGCATGACCAGGATTAGGGAGAAAGCATCTTAACAGAATCTAAGCCACAGAGTTGAAAAGGTGCATTGGTTGAAAAGATGCTTGTGAACTGTCTGGTGTGGGGTCTGAGGGGGAGTGGTGGTGGTAACTTGTTAGGTTGTTGGTGCTAGCTATGTTTTTGTAATTAACAGATGCCCCCTGGTGTGGTCACTGTAAGCAGCTGGCTCCTATCTGGGACAAGCTGGGAGAGACCTACAGGGACCATGAGAACATTGTCATTGCCAAGATGGATTCGACAGCCAATGAAGTAGAGGCAGTGAAAATCCACAGCTTCCCCACACTCAAGTTCTTCCCTGCAGGCTCTGGCAGAAATGTAAGGCGGCAGCTGACCTTTATGCAGATCACCTAACAAGGGAGCACTAGAAATGCTTAGTTGCCTGCTGCTTGAGTTCTGTTTTGGACAAGGCCTTTGGGAGGGCTCTCCATTCTGTAGGGATGGAACACATCAAGTCTACAGGACATCTGAGACCCTTTGTGGGGGGCTGGGCTGTAGGAAAGAGTTTGGTGGGGGTGGGAAGTGGGAATGGGGAAAAGAGGGAGCATAGCAGAGGACAGTGTGCTCATCTGCAGGCTATTCTTTCCTCGCAGTGATCTCTGAAGTCTAGTGGCTGAGCTGTTTTCCTTCGTCTCATATGGGTGAAGGTGAatttttaaattcccttttGCTTGGCATGTTAACTGTTGCTCAGAAAGAGAATTCTCCTTTCCAGGGGTGTGGTTCTGTAGGTGCCCATAACCATTATCTtgatgttttttcctgtgtaggTAATTGACTATAATGGGGAGAGGACACTAGAAGGCTTCAAAAAATTCTTGGAGAGTGGAGGTCAGGATGGGGCAGCAGCTGATGATGTAAGTAATATTAATACAGTACTCTGGGCCTTCAGAATGTGGAGCATGGGTCAGATCTGGTGCTATGCTTGAATCCTCAGCCCTAAATAAGATCCTGGATTGTTATGTGGCAGGAAAGGATACTGTTGGTGGACAAAAGTGCCCATATCACAAAATGTGATCTGTTCAGTTGCAGCCTGGCTGGCCATTGGCCTGTAATGGACTCCTTTTATTGACAACACTTCAGTTGGGTGCGAAATAAATGTTCTTGGGAGGCTTAAGCACAAATGCATGGAAACTGTTGATGATATAACCTCTAAATGTGCATGAGCTGTCTCTGGTGGTTGTGCAAACTGCTGGAGTACTTAGAGGGCTTGTTTTTTATTGAGAACTCCTGCTCAGCACCTGGAACTTGAGCATTGTGATGGATGTTACATATGCAGTTTATCTAGTTGGAAGCTCCTCACCTGCTGGGGTGGAGGGTGTTACAGGTGCAGGTACTGCCTTCCAGGGGTTTTTCTAATCTTAAGGTCCCAAATTCAGAGCTCTTGGTAGAAGTCTCTGGATCTTTTGTTAACATGGCAGCAGAGAATAGTGAACAGATTAGTGATGCTGTTCTGTTCTTGGTTTTGGATCTGCCTAACGTGCCAGAAGTCAGCAGCTGTCTTTGTAACCCATACAGGATCTGGAGGACCTGGAGACTGATGAAGAAACAGACCTTGAGGAAGGTGATGATGAGCAGAAAATCCAAAAGGATGAATTGTAAAGAGAAGACTGATCTACATCACCCAAAAAATCAGACACTAAATTGGCTGCTGTTATGCAGTCCAGTGAGTCAGAAACCCATTAAGATTTAAAGCAGAAGGTGAATGACTGGAAATCCAGGGAttggcttttaaaataacactttaCCCTCACTTGTCTGTACACTTGactatcttttctttctttttgcttcagaagGGATCTGTCACTAGGTAGCCAGCCCAGCCAGCTgggcttatttttttattgtgatgTACTTTTTTGTACACAGCTTTTGTTTGAAGTATTCTGTTCTTCTGGGTAGAAGCAGATTGTGAAGCGGTAGCATGAGTTCAATGGCCCAACATTCTGGAGCCTTGCCACTAACATCTTccaagaaagcttttttcctttttttattttaaaactaaagcCCATAATTCATTTCTGCACCTGGCAGGGTCCTAATGGTCTCAGCTGTTCTTCTCTGGAAATCAGCCTTCAGTATATGTAGGGGAAGAGGCAGTAGGCTGATGGCATCATCCTGGTGAAAGGTGTATGTGAAGGTGCTTCTCTTCATGCTGGCCAGatgtttcctttcccctctgctttaAGACACTTGGAGATGACTATTCCAAACACCTGGAAGGGTGGAATACTGTGTGCACTGGCTGTGGCAGGCTCTGAGGGTGGAGGTGATTACTGGCTCACCAGCTTAGACAAGACCTAGCTGTGTTGCCATCCTTTTGATCA
This region of Buteo buteo chromosome 13, bButBut1.hap1.1, whole genome shotgun sequence genomic DNA includes:
- the P4HB gene encoding protein disulfide-isomerase, with translation MAGLRAIAALLCLLLPPSAAALEEEDGVLVLRAASFEEALAAHRYLLVEFYAPWCGHCKALAPEYAKAAAKLKAEGSEIRLAKVDATEESELAQQFGVRGYPTIKFFRNGDKAAPKEYTAGREADDIVSWLKKRTGPAATTLTDTAAAETLVDSSEVVVIGFFKDLTSEPAKEFLLAAEAVDDIPFGISSSADVFTKYQLSKDGVVLFKKFDEGRNNFEGDLTKDNLLNFIKSNALPLVIEFTEQTAPKIFGGEIKTHILLFLPKSVSDYQEKLDNFKSAAGNFKGKILFIFIDSDHSDNQRILEFFGLKKEECPAVRLITLEEEMTKYKPESDDLTADKIKEFCNKFLEGKIKPHLMSQDLPEDWDKQPVKVLVGKNFEEVAFDENKNVFVEFYAPWCGHCKQLAPIWDKLGETYRDHENIVIAKMDSTANEVEAVKIHSFPTLKFFPAGSGRNVIDYNGERTLEGFKKFLESGGQDGAAADDDLEDLETDEETDLEEGDDEQKIQKDEL